One region of Anoplopoma fimbria isolate UVic2021 breed Golden Eagle Sablefish chromosome 10, Afim_UVic_2022, whole genome shotgun sequence genomic DNA includes:
- the LOC129096871 gene encoding protein disulfide-isomerase A3-like isoform X1 gives MLGVYARCLCSVLLIMAAAARLLLPLLPLRLFPAVTFALLCVFPAVSSRRAVLELGDVDFDYLSTEHETMLVTFYAPWCGHCKKLAPEFEKAATRLKGTVQLAKVDCTAHTETCGRFGVTGYPTLKIFRNGRDSAPYDGPRSADGMYHYMKKQTGPDSVHLKTEEDLQTFINHYEASVVGVFSGADSVLLPEFLRAAALLREQFRFSHTADLKLGQKYGVTSETVLLFRPSRLSNKFEEDVLVFKDHLTIGSLRRFIRDNIYGLCPHMTVENRDRLRVRDLLTAYYDLDYHRNIPGSNYWRNRVMKMASKCSGRGLTFSVANKKDFLSELEEDFGLGTSDGGELPFVTIRTKLGHKYTMREEFTRDGRSLERFLDDYFAGRLKRYIKSEPVPERNTAAVKVVVAESFDAVVNDPEKDVLIQFYSRSCSHCKKLEPVYRELAETLSSDPNMVVAKMNAADNDVPPGYDVQGYPTIYFAPVGKKDEPIRYEGGRELRDFLKFLKSEASHRLVVGGLKTEL, from the exons ATGCTCGGTGTCTATGCTCGGTGTCTATGCTCGGTGCTGCTCATCATGGCGGCCGCTGCccgcctcctccttcctctccttcctctccgcCTCTTTCCCGCCGTTACTTTCgcgctgctgtgtgtttttcccGCCGTGTCCTCGCGCAGGGCCGTGCTCGAGCTCGGTGACGTAGACTTCGACTACCTGTCGACGGAGCACGAGACCATGCTGGTGACGTTCTACGCTCCATG gTGTGGTCATTGTAAGAAATTAGCTCCAGAGTTTGAGAAAGCAGCGACCCGCCTGAAGGGAACCGTCCAGCTCGCCAAG gTGGACTGTACAGCTCACACAGAGACCTGTGGACGTTTCGGGGTTACTGGTTACCCGACGCTGAAGATCTTCAGGAACGGAAGAGACTCCGCCCCCTACGACGGACCTCGCAGCGCAG atgggATGTATCACTACATGAAGAAGCAGACCGGTCCAGACTCGGTTCACCTGAAGACTGAAGAAGACCTCCAGACCTTCATCAACCACTATGAAGCCAGTGTCGTAG GTGTGTTCTCAGGTGCAGACAGCGTTCTGCTGCCAGAGTTCCTGAGAGCTGCTGCTCTCCTCAGAGAACAGTTCAGGTTCTCTCACACCGCTGATCTGAAGCTGGGGCAGAAGTACGGAGTCACCTCAGA gactgtgttgttgttcagACCTTCCAGACTGTCCAATAAGTTTGAGGAGGACGTTTTGGTGTTTAAAGATCACCTGACTATCGGCTCCCTGAGACGCTTCATCAGAGACAACAT tTATGGTCTGTGTCCTCACATGACTGTGGAGAACAGAGATCGTCTGAGAGTTCGTGACCTGCTGACAGCGTACTACGACCTGGACTACCATCGCAACATCCCAGGGTCCAACTACTGGAGAAACAG GGTGATGAAGATGGCGTCAAAATGTTCTGGGCGAGGCCTGACATTCTCAGTAGCCAATAAGAAGGACTTCCTgtctgagctggaggaggactTTGGCCTCGGGACTTCAGACGGGGGAGAACTGCCGTTTGTCACGATCCGGACCAAACTGGGCCACAAGTACACCATGAGGGAGGAGTTCAC GAGGGACGGTCGGTCCTTGGAGAGGTTTCTAGACGATTACTTTGCAGGTCGTCTGAAACGTTACATTAAGTCTGAACCGGTTCCGGAGAGAAACACTGCAGCTGTCAAG GTTGTTGTTGCAGAGTCCTTTGATGCCGTCGTCAATGATCCAGAGAAAGATGTTCTGATCCAGTTTTACTCTCGGTCCTGTTCACACTGCAAGAAACTGGAGCCGGTCTACAGAGAGCTGGCTGAGACA CTGTCCTCTGATCCAAACATGGTCGTCGCCAAGATGAACGCCGCCGACAACGACGTCCCGCCGGGATACGACGTCCAGGG gtatCCCACCATTTATTTTGCTCCAGTGGGGAAGAAGGACGAGCCAATCAGATAcgag GGGGGACGAGAGCTCAGAGACTTCCTGAAGTTCCTGAAGAGCGAGGCGAGTCACCGTCTGGTGGTCGGTGGACTGAAGACTGAACTCTGA
- the LOC129096871 gene encoding protein disulfide-isomerase A3-like isoform X2, giving the protein MVDCTAHTETCGRFGVTGYPTLKIFRNGRDSAPYDGPRSADGMYHYMKKQTGPDSVHLKTEEDLQTFINHYEASVVGVFSGADSVLLPEFLRAAALLREQFRFSHTADLKLGQKYGVTSETVLLFRPSRLSNKFEEDVLVFKDHLTIGSLRRFIRDNIYGLCPHMTVENRDRLRVRDLLTAYYDLDYHRNIPGSNYWRNRVMKMASKCSGRGLTFSVANKKDFLSELEEDFGLGTSDGGELPFVTIRTKLGHKYTMREEFTRDGRSLERFLDDYFAGRLKRYIKSEPVPERNTAAVKVVVAESFDAVVNDPEKDVLIQFYSRSCSHCKKLEPVYRELAETLSSDPNMVVAKMNAADNDVPPGYDVQGYPTIYFAPVGKKDEPIRYEGGRELRDFLKFLKSEASHRLVVGGLKTEL; this is encoded by the exons ATG gTGGACTGTACAGCTCACACAGAGACCTGTGGACGTTTCGGGGTTACTGGTTACCCGACGCTGAAGATCTTCAGGAACGGAAGAGACTCCGCCCCCTACGACGGACCTCGCAGCGCAG atgggATGTATCACTACATGAAGAAGCAGACCGGTCCAGACTCGGTTCACCTGAAGACTGAAGAAGACCTCCAGACCTTCATCAACCACTATGAAGCCAGTGTCGTAG GTGTGTTCTCAGGTGCAGACAGCGTTCTGCTGCCAGAGTTCCTGAGAGCTGCTGCTCTCCTCAGAGAACAGTTCAGGTTCTCTCACACCGCTGATCTGAAGCTGGGGCAGAAGTACGGAGTCACCTCAGA gactgtgttgttgttcagACCTTCCAGACTGTCCAATAAGTTTGAGGAGGACGTTTTGGTGTTTAAAGATCACCTGACTATCGGCTCCCTGAGACGCTTCATCAGAGACAACAT tTATGGTCTGTGTCCTCACATGACTGTGGAGAACAGAGATCGTCTGAGAGTTCGTGACCTGCTGACAGCGTACTACGACCTGGACTACCATCGCAACATCCCAGGGTCCAACTACTGGAGAAACAG GGTGATGAAGATGGCGTCAAAATGTTCTGGGCGAGGCCTGACATTCTCAGTAGCCAATAAGAAGGACTTCCTgtctgagctggaggaggactTTGGCCTCGGGACTTCAGACGGGGGAGAACTGCCGTTTGTCACGATCCGGACCAAACTGGGCCACAAGTACACCATGAGGGAGGAGTTCAC GAGGGACGGTCGGTCCTTGGAGAGGTTTCTAGACGATTACTTTGCAGGTCGTCTGAAACGTTACATTAAGTCTGAACCGGTTCCGGAGAGAAACACTGCAGCTGTCAAG GTTGTTGTTGCAGAGTCCTTTGATGCCGTCGTCAATGATCCAGAGAAAGATGTTCTGATCCAGTTTTACTCTCGGTCCTGTTCACACTGCAAGAAACTGGAGCCGGTCTACAGAGAGCTGGCTGAGACA CTGTCCTCTGATCCAAACATGGTCGTCGCCAAGATGAACGCCGCCGACAACGACGTCCCGCCGGGATACGACGTCCAGGG gtatCCCACCATTTATTTTGCTCCAGTGGGGAAGAAGGACGAGCCAATCAGATAcgag GGGGGACGAGAGCTCAGAGACTTCCTGAAGTTCCTGAAGAGCGAGGCGAGTCACCGTCTGGTGGTCGGTGGACTGAAGACTGAACTCTGA
- the LOC129097000 gene encoding GON-4-like protein, protein MEGSCDPTKLVSQFLLRKTLVQVRRRILQCCRPGSPDNIVKAFRYQRVLGPMLLACRQVDPEEQRPPVEREEEVMPLWLLLPPGPGTPPASPNTLTSDASALCCSSPSPVTPPPDSSPVTVSQLGSSPVTGSQLGSSPVTGSQLGSSPVTDRQLRSSPITDRQLGSSPVTDSQLGSSPPPQALSPPRVLLRRLLLSRTDSPADITTSSNVSMAIRERIRRHYRTLTSLRKRKSSSSPPENGGGARRGDEGHAPSQGEVQEGDDEEESEVLLVLSESSPSSTGNDVPEEAESEREQEVTSTSTADNDDDDDDDEGETSSDDSFLLLKEASGDGEDEGDGDQRQTEDEEVFAADYLLRVCEAVQVSPGVSEQLLQVLDGSWSSVELLFGGLRRVLRPWPQLLRDFAAFLNRRQARRCGLLAEQQLFERSRRFLRRLGRSLGEGSAPFKQVVSVLQGSSAPTPEDMVKISSLLRCHSDLQEEFWEFFQQLHGSETDYVSHNPPLHGNRKKAEGAESEEAEEAESERPVGAKNVSMTTTGEKVVEWTREADRAILTACQQRGANRKTFRQVSSQLGNKTAQQVSLRFSDLMTLFHSANLQKSTSCSSEGQPISRQEAARD, encoded by the exons ATGGAGGGGTCATGTGACCCGACAAAGCTGGTGTCCCAGTTCCTGCTGAGGAAGACTCTGGTCCAGGTCCGACGGAGAATCCTGCAGTGCTGCAGACCCGGTTCACCCGACAATATCGTCAAG GCCTTCAGGTATCAGCGGGTTCTGGGGCCGATGCTGCTGGCCTGCCGGCAGGTGGACCCGGAGGAGCAGCGCCCCCcggtggagagagaggaggaggtgatgccCCTGTGGCTGCTG CTTCCCCCGGGACCAGGTACCCCCCCCGCCTCCCCAAACACCTTGACTTCAGACGCATCGGCTTTGTGCTGCAGCAGCCCCTCCCCCGTGACTCCTCCCCCTGACTCCTCCCCCGtcacagtcagtcagttaggCTCCTCCCCCGTCACAGGCAGTCAGTTAGGCTCCTCCCCCGTCACAGGCAGTCAGTTAGGCTCCTCCCCcgtcacagacagacagttaagATCCTCCCCCATCACGGACAGACAGTTAGGCTCCTCCCCCGTCACGGACAGTCAGTTAGGCTCCTCACCCCCTCCCCAAGCTCTCAGTCCTCCTCGAGTCCTCCTCCGCCGACTCCTCCTGAGCAGGACAGACTCCCCTGCTGACATCACCACCTCCTCAAACGTCTCCATGGCGATCAGAGAGCGAATCAGACGCCACTATAGGACACTCACCAgcctgaggaagaggaagtcctcttcctcacctcctgAAAACGGGGGAGGAGCACGGAGGGGTGATGAAGGCCACGCCCCCTCTCAGGGGGAGGTGCAAGAGGgcgatgatgaggaggagagcgAGGTCCTCCTGGTTCTCTCTGAATCTTCACCCAGCTCAACAGGAAATGATGTTCCAGAGGAGGCGGAGTCagagagggaacaggaagtgacatcgaCGTCCACAGCAGATaacgacgatgatgatgatgatgatgaaggagagACGTCTTCAGATGACTCCTTCCTCCTGCTGAAG gaGGCCTCAGGTGATGGAGAAGATGAAGGTGATGGAGATCAGAGGCAgactgaggatgaggaggtgtTTGCTGCGGATTATCTTCTCAGA GTGTGTGAGGCGGTGCAGGTGTCCCCGGGCGTCTcggagcagctgctgcaggtgtTGGACGGGTCCTGGTCCTCGGTGGAGCTTCTGTTCGGCGGTCTGAGACGGGTCCTACGACCGTGGCCTCAGCTGCTCAGAGACTTCGCTGCCTTCCTGAACCGCCGACAGGCCCGCCGCTGTGGGCTG CTGGCGGAGCAGCAGCTCTTTGAACGCAGTCGGCGGTTTCTACGGCGACTGGGGCGGAGCCTGGGAGAAGGCTCCGCCCCCTTCAAGCAGGTGGTGTCGGTGCTGCAGGGAAGCTCCGCCCCCACACCCGAGGACATGGTCAAG ATCTCGTCTCTCCTCAGATGCCACTCTGACCTGCAGGAGGAATTCTGGGAGTTCTTCCAGCAGCTTCACGGCTCAGAGACGGACTACGTGTCCCACAATCCTCCTCTGCACGGAAACAGGAAGAAAGCCGAGGGGGCGGAGtcagaggaggcggaggaggcggAGTCAGAGCGACCAGTCGGCGCCAAGAacgtctccatgacaacaacgGGAGAGAAAGTGGTGGAGTGGACCCG CGAGGCGGACCGCGCCATCCTGACAGCCTGTCAGCAGAGAGGAGCCAATCGGAAGACGTTCAGGCAGGTCTCCAGCCAGCTGGGGAACAAGACCGCCCAACAG GTGAGCCTTCGTTTCTCCGACCTGATGACGCTGTTCCACTCCGCCAACCTCCAGAagtccacttcctgttcctcaGAGGGCCAGCCAATCAGCAGACAGGAGGCAGCCCGGGACTGA
- the LOC129096858 gene encoding GON-4-like protein, whose translation MNAVRKRLKISPSKPAGARSLRPPRSGPQRSSHDALLPPPAPAGGGAQEEEEEEYLLVEEDTTDSSLIITMEDRQVEVKAARRRAVRKRKRKLTVEEEERGGASESEQEEGAGSQVEIDRQLDQSLETKSKQHNLTTVNVRNIIHEVITNEHVVAMMKAAINDTEAVPAFEPKMTRSKFKEVVEKGVVIPAWNISPIKKTSDVNKAPQFVDIPLAEEDSSDEEYHPDEEDEDETAEDTFQESDMESSASSPRGGRLNRAEEDSCSPWQTSRSRSRRFRAASVSMGPPPPPKAPPPKAVPDCTFLEKLHAVEEELAVCIEPYQPLSQSEEEAGLMAYRTRSKRPLRDVPLGRLEAELRAPDITPDMYESSSAHEDRDWTDWLRGLMTSDMENEEECDDEDDPEYNFLAETDEPDVEDYRDDKAVRITKKEVNELMEELFETLKEDLVSGQEVEDEGHEEEEEPQEECVQTHTPEETHNPGPGHEEDGPITELHTVKQQLIRSRTHTLSSTHSAEPLTLRLSAAQRSRLQQQLQQHVQLLTQIHLLSSPVVKLQSEAETSRQFLFELELLAQRGELLMSSGRPGFCSVFRASNLQGRCSCWRSCRGPPSATGSSSTPRRQRTHAVFPRPPC comes from the exons ATGAACGCCGTCCGCAAACGCCTCAAAATCAGCCCGTCCAAACCCGCCGGCGCCCGGAGCCTCAGACCGCCGCGCTCCGGTCCTCAGCGCAgctcccatgatgctttgctgcctcctccagctcctgcagGGGGCGGagctcaggaggaggaggaggaggagtaccTGCTGGTGGAGGAAGACACGACTGACTCCAGCCTCATCATCACCatgg agGACAggcaggtggaggtgaaggcCGCGAGGAGGAGAgcggtgaggaagaggaagaggaagctgacagtggaggaagaggagaggggcgGGGCCTCAGAGagtgagcaggaggagggggcggGGTCACAGGTGGAGATTGACAGGCAGCTGGACCAATCACTGGAGACAAAGTCCAAACAGCACAACCTGACCACGGTGAACGTCAGAAACATCATCCAC GAAGTGATCACCAACGAACATGTAGTGGCCATGATGAAAGCTGCCATTAACGACACCGAGGCCGTCCCCGCCTTT gAGCCCAAAATGACTCGATCCAAGTTTAAAGAGGTCGTGGAGAAAGGAGTG GTGATTCCAGCCTGGAACATTTCTCCCATCAAGAAGACGAGTGACGTCAACAAG gcTCCTCAGTTTGTGGACATCCCTCTGGCTGAGGAGGACTCCTCTGATGAGGAGTACCATCCTgatgaggaggacgaggatgagACGGCTGAAGAT ACGTTCCAGGAGAGCGACATGGAGAGCTCGGCGTCGTCTCCCAGAGGAGGTCGGCTgaacagagcagaggaggacagCTGCAGCCCCTGGCAG ACTTCCCGGAGCCGCTCCAGGCGTTTCAGAGCGGCGTCTGTCTCAATGGGACCGCCCCCTCCTCCCAAAGCCCCGCCTCCTAAAGCAGTTCCTGACTGCACCTTCCTGGAGAAACTTCAtgctgtggaggaggagctggctgTGTGTATAGAACCCTACCAG CCGTTGTCTCAgtcggaggaggaggcgggtcTGATGGCGTACCGGACCCGGTCCAAGCGTCCCCTACGTGACGTCCCACTGGGCCGGCTGGAGGCGGAGCTCCGAGCTCCAGACATCACACCTGACATGTACGAGTCCAGTTCTGCCCACGAGGACAGGGACTGgactgattggctgagaggcCTGATGACCTCAGACATGGAGAacgaag AGgagtgtgatgatgaagatgatccAGAGTACAACTTCCTGGCCGAAACCGATGAACCCGATGTGGAGGATTACCGTGACGACAAGGCCGTCCGCATCACCa AGAAGGAGGTGAACGAGCTGATGGAGGAGCTCTTTGAAACG ttaaAAGAAGACCTCGTGTCCGGACAGGAAGTTGAAGATGAAGGccacgaggaagaggaggagccaCAGGAGGAGtgtgttcaaacacacacacctgaggagACGCACAACCc AGGACCAGGACACGAGGAGGACggaccaatcacagagctgcaTACGGTGAAGCAGCAGCTGATCAGAAGCAGGACACACacgctgtccagcacacacagTGCAGAGCCGCTCACACTGAGGCTGAGTGCAGCGCAGAGGAGccgcctgcagcagcagctccagcag cacGTCCAGCTGTTAACTCAGATCCACCTGCTGAGTTCACCTGTTGTCAAACTGCAGAGTGAGGCGGAGACCAGCAGACAGTTcctg TTTGAGTTGGAGCTGTTGGCTCAGAGGGGCGAGCTGCTGATGTCTTCAGGACGTCCTGGTTTCTGCAGCGTCTTCAGAGCCTCTAACCTACAGGGgcgctgcagctgctggaggagctgcagaggaccCCCATCAGCTACCGGCAGCAGCTCCACCCCCAGACGCCAGAGGACACA tgcggtGTTTCCCCGTCCTCCCTGCTGA